Within the Thermococcus sp. CX2 genome, the region AACGAACTCAATAGCTAAGTTCTCGCTCACCTGGACTATCTCGCCGTATTCGGTCTCGTACATCGGGTTCTTGACCTCGAAGTACTGCTCGCTCTTGACCTCGCTCTTGGCGAGCTTTATGGTGTAAGGAGTTCCATATATCGGCACGTCTGGATAATGGGGAGCGAGCTTGCCGACGGCACCTATGTGGTCGAGGTGGCCGTGGGTAAAAGCGATGGCAACGACTTTCTTGTTTCTGATTGGTGAATCGTCAGGAATAGCCCCAAGCTTCTGGAGCTCCTTCGTGGGGAACTGCTGAATGTTCACATCCTCGTGGATGAGGACACGGTCGAGCCTTATTCCCATGTCGATTATAACGACCTCTCCGTTGTATTCAACGGCGGTCATGTTTTTACCGACTTCCTCGTAACCGCTGAGTGTGTAAATCTTTATCATACTCTTTCCTCCTTCGGCCTCTAAGCTCATAAGAGCATAAGGCCCCGTTGGAGATAGTAAGCTAGGTGAGTTTAAAAAGGTGTGCATCGAAGAGGAGGGCGTCAAGAACGTAGACACCGACTAGACACAACCTAAAAACGTGAAAACGGAAGGTTAAATCCGCCTGTCCCGCAGGTAAGCAGGCAGGTCAATCCTCTGCTCGAGCCACTCCCTTGTGAAGCCTGTTATAACAAGCGGAACCTTCCTCAGTTCCTCGACGTTTCTGGCACCGATGAGGAACATGGTGTTCCTTATCTCCTCGATGTAGCGCTCCAGCACCTTGATGACGCCCTCAACGTCGCCCTTGACCGCTGGTCTGAGCAGGGGCAGGGCAACGCCGGCGAAGGTGGCTCCCATCGCTAGTGCCTTCGCCATCGTTATTCCGTCGCGCATTCCCCCCGTGGCTATAATCGGCAGCTCGGTGGCGTATCTGACTTCAGCCACGCTTATGGCGGTCTTTATGCCCCAGTCCCAGAACTTCAGGGCCAGGTTTTTGCCCATCTCGTCCTTGGCACGGTAGTACTCGACGCCGCTCCAGCTGGTTCCGCCGAGGCCGCCGACGTCAATCGCGTCTATTCCAATGCTCTCGAGCCTTATCGCGACCTCCATTGAAACACCCGCGCCGGTTTCCTTGGCGATTATCGGGTAGGGGAACTCCGCCTTCAGCTCGGCCAGGGCCTTCAGCACTCCGCGGTACTGTGTGTCACCCTCAGGCTGGACGCTTTCCTGGAGGGGATTCATGTGTATCGCCAGAGCATCGGCCTGAATTGTCTCGACTGCCTTCAGTGCTTCCTCAATCCCATATCTATCGGGCATCGTCTCGGCGAACTGAGGAGCGCCGAGGTTGCCAACTAGGAAAACGTCGGGAGCGACGTCTCTAACGTAGTAGCTCTCCCACGTTTCCGGCTTCCTTATCATAGCCCTCTGACTTCCGACGCCCATGGGGATGTTCAGCTCCTGAGCCGCCTTTGCCAGGGTCTTGTTTATCTTTCCGGCGAGCTGAGAGCCCTTCGTTCCGCCGGTCATGCCGGCTATCATTATCGGGTAGTCAAATTTCCTGCCAAGGAATTCGACGCTGAGGTCGATTTCATCCTTGTCAATTTCAGGCAGGCTCATGTGGACGAAGTGTACGTCCTCAAAACCATTGCTGACATGAGCCTGAACGTTCCTCTTGAGGCAGTGCTCTATATGCTCGAACTTCCTGATTACGGTGAGCTCCTCCTTATCGAAAACTTCCACATCCACCACCTGAATGGAAAGGGAAGAAGGAGGTTAAGAGGTTTTTGGAAGGCCCGTCTCTGGTTCACCGTTGCTCATGAGTAGGAGTACGACCAAAGCCCCCCCAAGAGTATGCTCGCGAGAGCGTATTTGGAAAAGTAGAAGGAATCATACGGATCAGCAGAACTGGGATCATTAACAGGAGACCGCTCAGGAAGAGCCCGATGAGGGGCAAAAGCGAGAGTGCAAGCCCGTGCCGGAGCTTTTCTTGATTGGAAGTCAAAGTCGTTGGGAGAGTCAGAAAGAAACCGTGGAGTAGAAGTAGAGTTCCGTAAGCGGCGTATTCAGCCTCGTAGGTCTCCCACAGCGGATAACCCGCTACCCTAAGGAGCAGTTCTTGGTGGAGGAGATAGAAAAAAGTTGCAACGGCTTCGGAAATTATGAAGAGATAGAGAAGCAGTTGCCGTTTCTCCACCCCACCTCACGGCATAATTTTCGTCCCAGTTCCCCCTCCAATGATCGCGCCGCTCAGCCTTCCGGGAACTTTGCCGTTCACGAACCAGACCTCTGAAAACTGGGCTATCTCCTTCGCCTCCCTGAGCTTGTTGGCTATGCCGCCGGTAACGTCTATTCCAGCCGAGCCGGAGAGCCTCTCGATTAGCCTGTCAATCTCCCCAGCCTTGAGCTCCCATATAAGACCTCCTTCGCCAGGCTTACCGTCATATATCCCATCCACGTCCATGAGGAATATCACCTTGCTCGGCCTCAGCATCTTTGCCAGGTAGGTTATTATCTGGTCGCCCGAGAGAATGTCTATGCCCTTCTCCAAATCCACGGCAACATCGCCGAAGAGAACTGGGATTAACTTCAG harbors:
- the fni gene encoding type 2 isopentenyl-diphosphate Delta-isomerase: MEVFDKEELTVIRKFEHIEHCLKRNVQAHVSNGFEDVHFVHMSLPEIDKDEIDLSVEFLGRKFDYPIMIAGMTGGTKGSQLAGKINKTLAKAAQELNIPMGVGSQRAMIRKPETWESYYVRDVAPDVFLVGNLGAPQFAETMPDRYGIEEALKAVETIQADALAIHMNPLQESVQPEGDTQYRGVLKALAELKAEFPYPIIAKETGAGVSMEVAIRLESIGIDAIDVGGLGGTSWSGVEYYRAKDEMGKNLALKFWDWGIKTAISVAEVRYATELPIIATGGMRDGITMAKALAMGATFAGVALPLLRPAVKGDVEGVIKVLERYIEEIRNTMFLIGARNVEELRKVPLVITGFTREWLEQRIDLPAYLRDRRI
- a CDS encoding isopentenyl phosphate kinase, with the protein product MIIVKLGGSVISDKNVEKSFHEDVVSQIASEIAQFYPKEDFIIVHGGGSYGHPLAKEYNLREGIEPNPESKRIGFSRTHQAMLELNGKIIEVFLERGLPAFSVSTSSVFITENGSVAYGDVEVLKRLIELKLIPVLFGDVAVDLEKGIDILSGDQIITYLAKMLRPSKVIFLMDVDGIYDGKPGEGGLIWELKAGEIDRLIERLSGSAGIDVTGGIANKLREAKEIAQFSEVWFVNGKVPGRLSGAIIGGGTGTKIMP